The Fulvivirga ligni genome window below encodes:
- a CDS encoding M28 family peptidase, with protein sequence MKYIYSLIALFIIGKSFAQVPPATDPRHYDIVSAISADRIQKDIEKLVSFGTRHTLSDTVSKKRGIGAARRWIKSEFDNISKDCKSCLEVSFMRDLVKGDPKTRIKNDVEIVNVVAIQRGTKYPNRYVIMSGDIDSRVTDVMDAKSDAPGANDNASGMAGVMEAARVLSKYKFESSIIYVGLSGEEQGLFGGKAMAEYAKNNNWEVIGILNNDMIGNIEGVNQVIDNRSFRIFSEPTPVTEDDRTRMMRRYYGGEVDGVSRQLARYIAKMTNTYMPEMKPMMIYRLDRFGRGGHHKPFNDAGFPGVRIMETNENYTWQHQDIRTEDGVAYGDVLEHVNFPYAAKLTAVNAITLAGLAWAPPSPTKVEIAGAVQPSTSLRWEKVEDDNLAGYKIYWRETTEAQWQYSKFVGNVSEYLLEHVVIDNYFFGVAAVGKNGDESVVVFPGGVYSREEHKH encoded by the coding sequence ATGAAGTATATATACAGCCTAATTGCCTTGTTTATCATAGGCAAATCTTTTGCCCAGGTGCCACCTGCTACAGATCCGAGACATTATGATATTGTATCGGCCATTTCTGCAGACAGGATTCAAAAAGATATTGAAAAACTGGTTTCATTCGGTACCAGACACACTTTGTCAGATACTGTTTCTAAGAAACGAGGTATCGGCGCTGCCAGAAGGTGGATAAAGTCTGAGTTTGATAATATCTCTAAAGATTGTAAAAGCTGCCTTGAGGTGAGCTTTATGCGTGATCTGGTAAAGGGCGATCCTAAGACCAGAATTAAAAATGATGTAGAAATAGTGAATGTAGTAGCTATTCAGCGTGGTACCAAATACCCTAACAGATATGTGATTATGAGTGGTGACATTGATAGTCGTGTTACGGATGTGATGGATGCTAAGTCAGATGCGCCAGGAGCCAATGATAATGCATCAGGAATGGCTGGGGTTATGGAAGCGGCCAGAGTGCTAAGCAAGTATAAATTTGAGTCAAGCATCATCTATGTGGGTCTTTCTGGTGAGGAGCAAGGTCTGTTTGGAGGTAAAGCCATGGCCGAATATGCTAAGAACAACAATTGGGAGGTAATAGGCATCTTGAATAATGATATGATCGGGAACATAGAAGGAGTGAATCAGGTGATTGACAATAGAAGCTTTCGCATATTTTCGGAGCCAACTCCCGTAACAGAAGACGATCGTACTCGCATGATGAGACGATATTATGGCGGTGAGGTAGACGGTGTTTCCAGACAATTGGCCAGATACATAGCTAAAATGACCAATACATACATGCCAGAAATGAAGCCTATGATGATTTATAGGTTAGATAGATTTGGACGTGGAGGACATCACAAACCATTTAACGATGCAGGTTTCCCTGGAGTAAGAATCATGGAAACCAATGAAAACTATACATGGCAGCATCAGGACATCAGAACTGAAGATGGCGTGGCTTATGGGGATGTACTGGAGCATGTGAACTTCCCTTACGCAGCTAAGCTCACCGCTGTAAATGCCATCACATTAGCGGGACTAGCCTGGGCGCCACCTTCACCTACCAAGGTGGAGATAGCAGGTGCCGTGCAGCCAAGCACTTCTCTAAGATGGGAAAAGGTAGAAGATGATAACCTTGCAGGTTATAAGATCTATTGGAGAGAAACTACAGAAGCACAATGGCAATACTCCAAATTCGTGGGTAATGTTTCAGAATACCTATTGGAGCACGTAGTAATTGATAACTACTTCTTTGGTGTAGCTGCCGTCGGTAAGAATGGAGATGAAAGTGTGGTGGTTTTCCCTGGCGGGGTTTATAGTCGTGAAGAACACAAGCATTGA
- a CDS encoding TonB-dependent receptor, with amino-acid sequence MKLNIIFFALFFVSSLAFGQTTISGTVKDATDTSLPGVNIYLKDTYDGTSSDAAGAFQFQTDESGTQILIVSMVGYHQWQQEISCTGDKVVLSIVLKESINELTAVTITAGAMEASDEAKSVIMKPLDIVTTSGAAGNLIGALTKLPGTATVGNDGRLFVRGGDASETNIYIDGLEVSNAYGSAAPNVPTRSRFDANLFKGSFFSTGGYSAEYGQALSSALVLNSVDMPLRNQADISLMTVGAAYSQTLVGKQNAISFNGSFTDLKPYQSIISQNYDWNRAPHSWNAEVLGRQKYGKSGMLKVFAHTERAQYSLNQPVVGENYKQSIDMDNQYHFGSASFKQSLNKDWFIYGGASFSSNTDDVSIAASSFKRKATLAHGKLAAVKDFSDRFSLKNGLEFYADHYEEENLNLGAKRTYDNDFVDHFIEGDYYLSSKFVLRGGLRTSYSSYLNEVWSTPRASLAYKSGEHSQFSLAYGAFRQMPKHERIVQSNGLDNSKAEHLILNYLLEGGGRTFRIESFYKKYSQLVKFDSLINQAYYGLDNSGDGYSRGFDVFYRDNKSISGTDFWITYSFIDSKRNYDQFHAEVTPGYAPKHNVSLVMKHFVRSLKSQVGFSYSWNDGYTYNDLNADVEMSAKTKAYNNLSLSWSYLPRPNIIIHAECSNVLGSENVFGYEFSAARGENGQYASQPIIQSADRFLFLGVFITLSKDKTANMMNNL; translated from the coding sequence ATGAAACTCAATATAATATTCTTCGCACTGTTTTTTGTTAGTTCATTGGCCTTTGGGCAAACTACTATCTCCGGTACTGTAAAAGATGCCACTGACACATCCCTTCCTGGTGTAAATATCTATCTGAAAGATACTTATGATGGTACTAGTTCTGATGCTGCAGGTGCTTTTCAGTTTCAAACAGATGAATCTGGTACGCAGATTCTGATCGTTTCAATGGTGGGTTATCATCAATGGCAACAGGAGATTTCCTGTACTGGTGATAAGGTAGTTTTAAGCATAGTTTTAAAAGAAAGTATTAATGAGTTAACAGCTGTGACCATAACTGCCGGAGCCATGGAGGCTAGCGATGAGGCTAAATCAGTAATTATGAAACCGCTGGATATAGTTACTACTTCCGGTGCGGCTGGCAACCTCATTGGAGCCCTTACTAAATTGCCCGGTACAGCTACCGTAGGGAATGACGGTCGTTTGTTTGTGCGTGGGGGAGATGCTTCTGAAACAAATATTTATATTGATGGATTGGAAGTGTCCAATGCCTATGGTAGTGCTGCTCCTAACGTTCCTACACGGTCTCGCTTTGATGCCAATCTTTTCAAAGGTAGCTTTTTTAGTACCGGCGGCTATTCTGCTGAGTACGGCCAGGCTCTATCTTCGGCTTTGGTGCTTAATTCAGTGGATATGCCTTTAAGAAATCAGGCTGATATAAGTCTGATGACCGTAGGTGCGGCTTACTCTCAGACTTTGGTTGGAAAACAAAATGCCATCAGTTTCAATGGTAGCTTCACCGATCTAAAGCCTTATCAATCCATTATATCACAGAATTATGACTGGAACCGAGCACCCCACAGCTGGAATGCAGAGGTGCTGGGCAGACAGAAATATGGTAAAAGCGGGATGCTGAAAGTGTTTGCACATACCGAAAGGGCTCAATATTCTCTTAATCAACCAGTGGTAGGGGAAAACTATAAACAGTCTATTGATATGGATAACCAATATCATTTCGGTAGCGCCAGCTTTAAGCAATCCTTAAACAAAGATTGGTTTATATACGGTGGGGCTTCTTTCTCTTCAAACACAGATGATGTGAGTATAGCGGCTTCTTCTTTCAAAAGAAAAGCTACGCTCGCCCATGGTAAACTAGCCGCTGTGAAAGACTTTAGCGACCGATTTTCATTGAAGAATGGACTTGAATTCTACGCCGATCACTATGAGGAGGAAAATCTAAATCTAGGTGCAAAGCGTACTTATGATAATGATTTCGTAGATCATTTTATTGAAGGTGATTACTATCTCAGCTCAAAATTTGTATTGCGAGGTGGTTTGAGAACTTCCTATAGCAGCTACCTGAATGAAGTTTGGTCAACGCCGAGAGCCTCTTTGGCTTATAAATCAGGTGAACATAGTCAGTTTTCATTGGCCTATGGCGCCTTTAGACAGATGCCTAAGCATGAAAGGATAGTTCAATCAAATGGCCTTGATAATTCAAAGGCTGAGCACCTTATTCTTAACTACCTGTTAGAAGGTGGAGGAAGAACTTTTCGAATCGAGAGTTTCTATAAAAAATATAGTCAATTGGTGAAATTCGACTCTTTGATCAACCAAGCCTATTACGGTCTTGATAATTCAGGAGATGGATATAGCCGTGGGTTTGATGTTTTTTACAGAGATAATAAAAGCATATCAGGTACTGATTTTTGGATAACTTATTCATTTATAGATAGTAAAAGAAACTACGATCAGTTTCATGCTGAAGTTACTCCAGGATATGCTCCAAAACACAATGTTTCTCTGGTAATGAAGCACTTCGTTCGGTCTCTCAAGTCGCAGGTGGGCTTCTCATATTCCTGGAATGATGGCTACACCTATAATGACCTCAATGCCGATGTAGAAATGTCAGCCAAGACCAAAGCCTATAATAATCTGAGTTTAAGCTGGAGCTATTTGCCAAGACCCAACATTATCATCCATGCGGAGTGTAGTAATGTATTAGGAAGTGAAAATGTGTTTGGCTATGAGTTTAGTGCCGCAAGAGGTGAGAATGGTCAATATGCCAGCCAACCAATCATCCAATCGGCCGACAGGTTTTTGTTTTTGGGCGTGTTCATTACGCTGTCCAAGGACAAAACAGCCAATATGATGAACAACCTATAA
- a CDS encoding RNA polymerase sigma-70 factor has product MNKSDQHQLVPKNIIERIKKGEKQAFELIFREYYKPLWNLALGLLKSEELAEEYTQEVFIKLWEMRASLKDDLKPLPYLLTTVRNKCFNHLKRIQVEQKYLTHTQKSYQDQILNYTYDDVEDELIDKMHDVINAMPDKCKEVFQLSRFQNMSHKQIADHLDISTKTVENHITKAMKLLRESLLEILIFFILLIGDF; this is encoded by the coding sequence TTGAACAAATCTGATCAGCACCAGTTGGTACCGAAAAATATTATAGAAAGGATTAAGAAGGGGGAAAAGCAGGCTTTTGAATTAATATTTCGGGAGTATTACAAACCGCTATGGAACCTGGCATTAGGTTTACTCAAGAGTGAAGAACTGGCTGAAGAATACACTCAGGAAGTTTTCATTAAACTATGGGAAATGAGAGCGTCTTTGAAAGATGATCTTAAACCACTCCCCTACCTACTCACCACCGTTAGAAACAAGTGCTTTAACCATTTAAAAAGAATTCAGGTAGAGCAAAAGTACCTTACTCATACCCAAAAAAGTTATCAGGATCAGATACTCAATTACACCTATGATGATGTGGAAGATGAGCTCATTGACAAGATGCACGACGTAATCAATGCAATGCCTGATAAATGCAAAGAAGTTTTTCAGCTCAGCAGGTTTCAGAATATGAGCCACAAGCAAATAGCTGATCATTTAGATATTAGCACCAAAACAGTGGAGAATCACATCACCAAGGCGATGAAGTTATTGAGAGAGTCTTTACTGGAGATTTTGATATTTTTTATTTTGCTAATAGGGGATTTTTAA
- a CDS encoding FecR domain-containing protein has translation MDHTENHIDESLVLAYLKGEQLPEDEAQRVERWLESASNQDEAQKIYQAWELSLLAGTRNVDVNDAFQKVQQQIEDSSPKGKTAKITPVWWYAAASVIIIAVSVFLFTKNQTVDTQASIKQLTAEAAKQEFDLEDHTTISLKKDAVITYDSVLFSSSPERIVNLKGEAFFEVAHNKERPFSVLTSDAKITVLGTKFLVKTFPNELTEVLVLEGTVAVKYNDNEKAIILQAQEEVVSKNDNQPIIKSSADVNQLYWQTGIMQFKNDSLSNVFETLSHEFNHKIVVENEAVNHCKITATFKKQSLETIIKVIESTHDLTSYVSGDSIMIKGNGCK, from the coding sequence ATGGACCACACTGAAAACCATATTGATGAAAGCTTAGTTTTGGCATATCTTAAAGGAGAGCAACTTCCTGAAGATGAGGCACAACGTGTGGAAAGATGGCTGGAAAGCGCCAGCAATCAGGATGAAGCTCAAAAGATCTATCAAGCCTGGGAGCTATCGCTATTAGCGGGCACCAGAAATGTAGACGTAAACGACGCATTTCAAAAAGTACAGCAACAAATTGAAGATTCATCACCCAAAGGAAAAACAGCCAAGATTACTCCTGTATGGTGGTACGCAGCAGCTAGCGTTATTATAATTGCCGTGTCTGTTTTCCTCTTCACCAAAAATCAGACAGTAGATACTCAGGCAAGCATAAAGCAACTTACCGCTGAAGCTGCCAAGCAAGAATTTGATCTTGAGGATCACACTACCATAAGTCTTAAAAAAGATGCTGTAATCACCTATGATTCAGTACTATTCAGTAGCTCACCAGAGAGAATAGTTAACCTTAAAGGAGAGGCTTTTTTCGAGGTAGCTCATAATAAAGAAAGACCATTCTCAGTACTCACCAGCGATGCTAAAATCACTGTACTCGGTACCAAATTTCTTGTAAAAACCTTCCCTAATGAGTTAACAGAGGTGTTAGTCTTAGAAGGAACAGTAGCTGTTAAATATAATGACAATGAAAAAGCCATTATATTGCAAGCTCAAGAAGAAGTGGTGAGCAAAAACGATAATCAACCTATCATTAAATCCTCTGCTGATGTCAACCAGCTTTATTGGCAAACTGGCATTATGCAATTTAAAAACGACTCCTTATCAAACGTGTTTGAGACTTTATCCCATGAATTTAATCACAAGATAGTTGTTGAAAATGAGGCAGTTAATCATTGCAAAATCACTGCTACGTTCAAAAAACAATCATTAGAAACAATTATTAAGGTTATTGAATCTACGCATGACTTAACCAGTTATGTGAGCGGCGACTCAATCATGATCAAGGGTAATGGGTGTAAATAA